The following are encoded in a window of Halosolutus halophilus genomic DNA:
- a CDS encoding PQQ-binding-like beta-propeller repeat protein has product MKRRTVLKLAGGGGMVGSSMVGGYLVVSDRGGACDSDASDHRWCYGVEGTLDEASQETVFVRERTAGVTRGNGGFFESGPTADGEIVALDAETGEIRWSYGEAVGMDSYTDLAVSDGVYFGYCTDDDCTDLTALELDGEERWTRDIDPGYHQPFVVDGVVYVANDVGPVRALGAATGETRWDYDLREGESSGGGIAAVTDVVYVELSSSVVALDRETGDPRWRYEPAGDQVLTGSTVADGVAYVVTFDQVAAVDQGDELWRREFEATEGRTEIQAIVSGRLFLLAESGRTEDGRREFRLDAIDLATGDRDWTTGPLEHSNPEYRPPVDVHDEAVYVSTDRLRALDAATGEERWSASLDGGPVQSANVVEESVGGDHAVFAHAGDRLASFSPDGEKTWEGSVSGAIRNYLVNESVFVATDEGIYALDRRDNP; this is encoded by the coding sequence ATGAAACGACGAACGGTTCTCAAACTGGCGGGCGGAGGTGGCATGGTCGGTAGTTCGATGGTTGGCGGGTATCTGGTCGTCTCCGATCGTGGCGGAGCTTGCGATTCCGACGCGAGCGACCACAGGTGGTGCTACGGGGTTGAGGGAACGCTCGACGAAGCCTCGCAGGAGACGGTATTCGTCCGAGAGCGGACCGCCGGGGTCACTCGCGGTAACGGCGGATTCTTCGAATCCGGTCCGACGGCCGACGGGGAGATCGTCGCGCTCGACGCCGAAACCGGCGAGATACGGTGGTCGTACGGCGAAGCGGTAGGGATGGACTCCTACACGGACCTCGCGGTTTCCGACGGCGTCTACTTCGGGTACTGTACTGACGACGACTGCACGGACCTGACCGCGCTCGAACTCGATGGCGAGGAGCGGTGGACGCGCGACATCGATCCCGGATACCACCAGCCATTCGTGGTCGACGGCGTGGTCTACGTTGCCAACGATGTTGGGCCCGTGCGTGCCCTCGGCGCGGCGACCGGAGAGACGCGCTGGGACTACGATCTCCGCGAGGGGGAGTCGTCCGGAGGGGGAATCGCCGCCGTTACCGATGTCGTCTATGTCGAGCTGAGTTCCTCCGTCGTCGCGCTCGATCGGGAAACGGGGGACCCACGCTGGCGGTACGAACCGGCCGGCGATCAAGTCCTCACCGGGTCGACGGTCGCGGACGGGGTCGCGTACGTGGTCACGTTCGATCAGGTCGCCGCAGTCGACCAGGGCGACGAGCTGTGGCGACGGGAGTTCGAAGCGACCGAGGGACGGACGGAGATCCAAGCAATCGTCTCGGGTCGCCTCTTCCTGCTCGCGGAGAGCGGGCGCACCGAGGACGGTCGGCGCGAGTTCCGTCTGGACGCGATCGACCTCGCGACCGGCGACCGGGACTGGACGACAGGACCGCTGGAGCACTCGAACCCGGAATACAGACCGCCAGTGGACGTCCACGACGAGGCCGTGTACGTCAGCACGGACCGACTGCGGGCCCTCGACGCCGCGACCGGCGAGGAACGTTGGAGCGCGTCGCTCGACGGCGGTCCTGTTCAGTCGGCGAACGTGGTCGAAGAATCCGTCGGGGGAGACCACGCCGTCTTCGCACACGCCGGCGATCGACTCGCCAGTTTCTCGCCGGACGGCGAGAAGACGTGGGAGGGATCGGTCTCTGGGGCGATCAGGAACTATCTCGTGAACGAATCCGTGTTCGTGGCGACGGACGAGGGGATTTACGCGCTGGATCGACGGGACAATCCATAG
- a CDS encoding cupin domain-containing protein has protein sequence MELEGGYDVVYFEIEPGKELGTHKDSPEELIVCLEGDGIEAWAGDAEGTIGAGDLAVIPPLAPHGFRNTGDVTARFMGIFSDSAIVAEFEEELEPFGDRIVKA, from the coding sequence CTGGAACTCGAAGGCGGATACGACGTCGTCTACTTCGAGATCGAACCCGGGAAGGAACTGGGGACCCACAAAGATAGCCCCGAAGAACTCATTGTCTGCCTCGAAGGCGACGGCATCGAGGCCTGGGCCGGGGACGCGGAGGGAACCATCGGCGCCGGCGACCTGGCGGTGATTCCACCGCTGGCACCCCACGGCTTCCGCAATACAGGCGATGTGACGGCTCGTTTCATGGGCATCTTCTCGGATAGTGCGATCGTCGCCGAGTTCGAAGAAGAACTTGAACCGTTCGGAGACCGAATCGTCAAGGCATAG
- a CDS encoding DUF7534 family protein encodes MIAAVVSPPDPFTMIFYWIPLLLIAPIISYVITYKNGATYLKKKT; translated from the coding sequence ATGATCGCGGCAGTCGTTTCGCCGCCCGACCCGTTCACCATGATTTTTTATTGGATTCCTCTATTACTAATTGCACCGATCATCTCGTATGTCATCACATACAAAAACGGAGCTACCTATCTCAAAAAGAAGACTTGA
- a CDS encoding FAD-binding oxidoreductase gives MVTVNDFRETLRGTLIQPHDKGYHEARAVWNGTIDRRPAAITKCAGTADVIAAVNFAREHDLEIAVRGGGHNVAGTAVCDDGIVIDLSEMRAVWVDPRARTARVQGGALWSDVDHETQAHCLATTGGIVSHTGVAGLTLGGGIGWLMRKHGLTADNLLSADVVTADGEFIRASDDEHSDLFWALRGGGGNFGIVTSFEFALHPVGPMVLAGPVFWAADDTADVLRFYRDFARDAPDELGTVIRFGTIPPLPAVPEELHWRPAVAINACYAAPVDESERVLRPLREHGTPILDLVSPKPYLAHQSGLDSTVLHGWHYYWKSTDLPELSDDLIDVFVDHAFSAESPRSYSVLFHLGGAVSRVDNDATAYTGRNSPHNININGIWRPDEEEEYAESETAWTRRFFDALEPHREGVYVNFLDADDDIQRVRESYGEYTYRRLASIKTEYDPENVFHLNQNIEPTV, from the coding sequence ATGGTAACAGTTAACGACTTCCGAGAAACGCTTCGGGGCACTTTGATCCAGCCCCACGATAAGGGCTACCACGAGGCCCGTGCGGTCTGGAACGGGACGATCGACCGCCGTCCTGCGGCCATCACCAAGTGTGCAGGCACCGCGGATGTGATCGCGGCTGTGAATTTCGCACGGGAGCACGACCTCGAAATCGCGGTACGCGGCGGCGGCCACAACGTTGCCGGCACCGCCGTCTGCGACGACGGAATCGTCATCGACCTCTCAGAGATGCGAGCCGTATGGGTCGACCCTCGCGCACGGACCGCCCGGGTACAGGGCGGTGCCCTGTGGAGTGATGTCGATCACGAAACCCAGGCCCACTGCTTGGCAACCACGGGCGGTATCGTCAGCCACACCGGCGTCGCCGGACTCACACTCGGCGGTGGGATCGGCTGGCTGATGCGCAAGCACGGCCTCACCGCCGACAACTTGCTCTCCGCCGATGTGGTGACCGCCGATGGCGAGTTCATCCGAGCCTCGGACGACGAGCACTCCGACCTGTTCTGGGCGCTACGAGGCGGCGGCGGAAACTTCGGGATCGTGACCTCTTTCGAGTTTGCCCTCCACCCGGTCGGTCCCATGGTGCTCGCCGGCCCCGTGTTCTGGGCGGCGGACGACACCGCCGACGTGCTACGCTTTTATCGCGACTTCGCGCGGGATGCTCCCGACGAGCTTGGCACCGTCATCAGGTTCGGGACTATTCCTCCCCTCCCAGCCGTCCCCGAGGAGCTTCACTGGCGACCCGCCGTGGCCATCAACGCCTGCTACGCCGCGCCAGTCGACGAGAGTGAACGCGTCCTCCGACCGTTGCGTGAGCACGGCACACCGATTCTCGACCTGGTCTCCCCCAAGCCCTATCTGGCGCACCAGAGCGGGCTTGACAGCACCGTCCTCCATGGATGGCACTACTACTGGAAGTCGACCGATCTGCCGGAGCTGTCCGACGACCTGATCGACGTGTTCGTCGACCACGCCTTCTCGGCGGAGTCACCTCGCTCGTACTCGGTGCTATTCCATCTCGGCGGAGCGGTGAGCCGCGTCGATAATGATGCCACCGCCTACACCGGTCGGAACTCACCTCACAACATCAACATCAACGGTATATGGCGTCCCGACGAGGAAGAGGAGTACGCCGAGTCGGAAACAGCGTGGACCCGTCGGTTCTTCGACGCGCTCGAACCCCATCGAGAGGGGGTCTACGTGAATTTCCTCGACGCCGATGACGACATCCAACGAGTCCGCGAATCCTACGGTGAGTACACCTACCGGCGGCTCGCCAGCATCAAGACCGAATACGATCCCGAGAACGTGTTCCATCTCAACCAGAACATTGAACCGACCGTCTGA
- a CDS encoding putative glycolipid-binding domain-containing protein — MNRDIFWSPVAGVGIESLHLIEDSAGVAAESVVIGSVDGASFRVRYEVECDRQYHVQRVDVAALGRESESITLRADGEGKWTDGQGKEVSALNGCIDVDISATPFSNTLPIRRLELDQNESAEVQIAYIAVPELRVEATSQRYTCLDPIDEDGGRYRYESISSGFTAELPVDPDGLVIDYPGLFDRVSPS; from the coding sequence ATGAACCGAGACATATTCTGGTCACCGGTTGCCGGGGTTGGGATAGAATCTCTACATCTCATCGAGGACTCAGCAGGTGTCGCTGCTGAGAGTGTCGTCATCGGTTCGGTCGATGGCGCATCGTTTCGTGTCCGCTACGAAGTTGAGTGCGACCGCCAATATCACGTTCAGCGAGTGGACGTTGCCGCCCTCGGCCGGGAATCAGAATCGATAACACTTCGGGCCGATGGGGAAGGCAAATGGACTGATGGACAAGGAAAGGAGGTTTCGGCACTGAATGGATGCATCGACGTGGACATTTCAGCAACGCCGTTCAGCAATACACTACCAATTCGACGTTTGGAACTTGACCAGAACGAGTCAGCCGAGGTGCAGATTGCATATATTGCGGTGCCCGAATTACGTGTTGAGGCTACCTCTCAGAGGTACACCTGCCTCGATCCAATCGACGAGGATGGCGGACGGTATCGCTATGAAAGCATATCCAGTGGCTTCACGGCCGAGTTACCGGTTGATCCGGATGGACTCGTCATTGATTATCCAGGATTGTTTGACCGAGTTTCACCCTCATAA
- a CDS encoding putative quinol monooxygenase has product MLVIHTTIPFDLAQREEAMELVSDLVEYSKTEDGTVRYRAMMDIDDPSVMRFFEQYEDAAAAETHTKSTQYRRFVKSLPNLVDGKIETIQFETDEIECAEFTASDAAAALD; this is encoded by the coding sequence ATGTTGGTTATTCATACTACAATTCCATTCGATTTAGCGCAGCGGGAGGAAGCGATGGAACTCGTGTCTGATCTCGTTGAATACTCGAAGACCGAAGACGGAACCGTCCGGTACCGCGCAATGATGGACATCGACGACCCCAGCGTCATGCGGTTTTTTGAGCAGTACGAAGATGCTGCTGCTGCCGAAACGCACACCAAATCCACGCAATACCGCAGATTTGTCAAGTCACTTCCAAACCTCGTAGATGGGAAGATCGAAACGATTCAGTTTGAGACTGATGAGATAGAGTGTGCAGAGTTCACAGCAAGTGATGCTGCCGCGGCACTTGATTGA